A genomic region of Macaca thibetana thibetana isolate TM-01 chromosome 14, ASM2454274v1, whole genome shotgun sequence contains the following coding sequences:
- the LOC126934815 gene encoding olfactory receptor 8B4, with product MTLRNSSSVTEFILVGLSEQPELQLLLFLLFLGIYVLTVVGNLGLITLIGINPSLHTPMYFFLFNLSFIDLCYSCVFTPKMLNDFVSESIISYVGCMTQLFFFCFFVNSECYVLVSMAYDRYMAICNPLLYMVSMSARVCFLLMFGSYVVGFAGAMAHTGSMLRLSFCDSNVIDHYLCEVLPLLQLSCTSTHINELVFFIVVGVIITLSSLSIVISYALILSSILRIPSAEGRSKAFSTCSSHIIAVALFFGSGAFTYFTASFPSSVNHGRFASVFYTNVVPMLNPLIYSLRNKDVKLALGKTLKRVPF from the coding sequence ATGACTCTGAGAAACAGCTCCTCAGTGACTGAGTTTATCCTTGTGGGATTATCGGAACAGCCGGAGCTCCagctccttcttttccttctgttcttAGGGATCTATGTGCTCACTGTGGTGGGCAACTTGGGCTTGATCACCCTAATTGGGATAAATCCGAGCCTTCACACCCCCATGTACTTTTTCCTCTTCAATTTGTCCTTTATAGATCTCTGTTATTCCTGTGTGTTTACCCCCAAAATGCTGAATGACTTTGTGTCAGAAAGTATCATCTCTTATGTGGGATGCATGACTCagctatttttcttctgtttcttcgtCAATTCTGAGTGCTATGTGTTGGTATCAATGGCCTATGATCGCTATATGGCCATCTGCAACCCCCTGCTGTACATGGTCTCCATGTCCGCAAGGGTCTGCTTTCTGCTGATGTTTGGTTCATATGTGGTAGGGTTTGCTGGGGCCATGGCCCACACTGGAAGCATGCTGAGATTGAGCTTCTGTGATTCCAACGTCATTGACCATTATCTGTGTGAAGTTCTCCCCCTCTTGCAGCTCTCCTGCACCAGCACACATATCAATGAGCTggtatttttcattgttgttggaGTAATCATTACGCTATCCAGCTTAAGCATCGTCATCTCTTACGCTTTGATACTCTCCAGCATCCTCCGTATTCCTTCTGCAGAGGGCAGATCCAAAGCCTTTAGCACATGTAGCTCCCATATAATTGCTGTTGCTCTGTTTTTTGGGTCAGGGGCATTCACCTACTTCACAGCATCTTTTCCCAGCTCTGTGAACCATGGCAGATTTGCCTCAGTCTTTTATACCAATGTGGTTCCCATGCTTAACCCTTTGATCTACAGTTTGAGGAATAAGGATGTTAAACTTGCCCTGGGCAAAACCCTGAAGAGAGTGCCCTTCTAA